Below is a genomic region from Streptomyces sp. NBC_00461.
GACTGGTTCGCGATCAGCGGCGACGGAAGCCGGCTGGTCGTGGTCGACGAGGGCGACCTGCGGGCCGTCCCCGCGAGCGAGTCCGGAGACGGCGACACGACGGTCTGGATCGACCTGCGCCGCATCCTGCACGAGGTCTGCCCGGCCGCCGAGTGGCGCCAGTCGTACGAGGAGGCCGGCCGTCTCATCCGCGCGTACTTCTGGGACCCGGGGATGTGCGGCATCGACTGGGACGCGGTGCTCGACCAGTACCGTCCGCTGCTCGAACGGGTCGCGTCCCCGGACGAGTTCGCCGACCTCCTGCGCGAAGTCCTGGGCGAGCTGGGCACCTCCCACGCCTACGTCACCGCCGCACGCCGCAACGAGGGCCCACCGCACTACCAGCGTCTGCAGGGCCTGCTCGGCGCCAACCTCGTACGCAGGGACGAGGGTTGGGTGGTCAAGCGGATCCTCCCGGGCGAATCCTCGGACTCCAAGGCGCGCTCGCCGCTGGCGGGCACGGGGATCCGGGAGGGGGCCGTGCTGACCCACGTCGACGGCCGCCCGGTGGACCCGGCGAGGGGCCCGTACCCGCTCCTGGCCGGTTCGGGAGGCACCACGGTGGAGCTGACGTTCACGCCGGCCCAGGGCGAAGCGGGCCGCGCGCGCCGGGTGGCGGTCGTCCCGCTGATCGACGAGCGCCCGCTCCGCTACCAGGACTGGGTGGCCAAACGCCGGGCGGTCGTACGGGAGTTGAGCGGCGGCCGGTGCGGCTATCTGCACATCCCGGACATGGGCGGCTCGGGCTGGGCCCAGTTCAACCGCGACCTGCGGCTGGAGGTGTCGAGGCCCGCCCTGATCGTCGACGTACGCGGCAACGCGGGCGGCCACATCAGCGAACTCGTCGTGGAGAAGCTGACCCGCAAGATCCTGGGCTGGGACCTGACTCGCAACGCCCAGCCGGTGTCGTACGCCTCGAACGCGCCGAGAGGTCCGGTGGTGGCGTTGGCGGACGAGGCGACGTCCTCCGACGGCGACATGATCACCGCGGCCATCAAGCTCCTCAGGCTCGGCCCCGTCATCGGCCAGCGCACCTGGGGCGGAGTGGTCGGCATGACCGGGCGCCACCGGCTCGGCGACGGCACGGTCATCACGGTCCCGATGAACGCGGCCTGGTTCGACGCGTACGGCTGGGGCGTCGAGAACCGGGGCGTGACACCCGACCTGGAGATCCTCCGCACCCCGCTGGACTGGGCGGAGGGCCGCCACGCCCAACTCGACGACGCGGTCCAACTGGCCGTGGAACTACTGGAGTCGAACCCCCCGGCAATCCCCCCGGACTACAGCAACGTCCCCAACCGCTCCCGCCCAAAGCTCCCCCCACGCCACTGACAGAGGCTGCCGGCAACGCCCCTCTCAAGGGGCGCGGGGAACTGCGCGACCAGCCCCCACCCACCCGCACCCGACAACGCACGCGCAGCGCCCCCGAATCGGAACACCAAAAGTGGGGCGCCCCACAAACCCGGGGCACCCCACTCTCATCGGCTCAGGCCGGCGCTACATGTCGTAGTCCGGGTCGAGCCGGTCCTGCTCCTCACGCCGCATCCGCTCCGTCTCCTCGTCACGCATGCGCTCCTGCCCCGGCCGGCCAGGCTCGTGGCCCGGTCGGCCAGGCTCCTGACCCTGTCGGCTGCGCTCCTGGCCCTGTCGGCCGCGCTCCTGACCCGTCCGGCCAGGCTCCTGGCTCGGCCGGCCACGCTCCTGACCCTGCTCCCGCGCCTGCTGGGCCTTCTGCTTGGCCTGCTGCTGCCACTGCTCCGACTTGTCCTGGAACTGGTCCTTCATACCCATGTGGGTTCACTCCCGTAGTGGGTGGGGGGAAGGCCCTTGATCGGGCCTCGACCAGATTCACACGGGCGGACACAGTGCGCATTTCGATCAACTACGGTGCGTAGCGCGGGACTCCTCGTCCGCCGCCCCACCTGCACCGACGAGCCCCGATCGCATGCCTTCCAACCGCGTCCCGAACCGCTTCATCTCCCGCTGCCCCACCGTCCCGATCAAGCCCGGCAGATACCCCCGCACGCCCTGCATCCCGCGCAGCCACCACTGCCCGTACACATGGCTCGACCGCCGCTCGATCCCGGCGACGAGCCGGTCCACCGCGGGCCCCAGCGGATACGTCTTGTTGGACGGCCACGGCAGCCGCTGCCGCAGCTCCCTCATGACCTCGTCCTGATCGGCGCCCCGCACCATGTCCGTGTCGGTCCATGACAGGTAACCGACCCCGACCCGCACGCCCTTGTGGCCGACCTCGGCCCGCAGGCTGTGCGCGTACGCCTCCACACCGGACTTGGAGGCGCAGTACGCGGTCATCATGGGCGCCGGGGTGATCGCGGCGAGCGACGCGATCTGCAGCAGATAGCCGCGGCTCTCCATCAGCACCGGCAAGAACGCCCGCGCCGTGACCGCCGACCCGATCAGATTGACCTCGATCACCCGCCGCCAGGCCTCCGGATCGGAGTCGACGAAGGGACCGCCGGTCGCGACACCCGCGTTCGCGACCACGAGGTCGACCTTCCCGAACCGCTCCTTGACCTCGCGCGCCACCCGCGCCATCGCCTCATGGTCCGTCACATCGGCGTACCAGTGGTCGCTGTCGCCGTGCAGCCGCTCGGAGACCTGCTTGAGGGCGTCCGGCTCAAGCCCGACCAGCGCCACCTTGGCGCCGCGCGCGGACAGCTTGCGGGCGAGCAGCTCCCCGACACCGCGCGCGGCACCTGTGACGACCGCGACCTGCCCGTCCAGACCCACCCTGCTCATGCGCCCTCCTTGATGGTTGCGTACGTCGTCACGAGTTCCCGGATCCGGCCCGTGACCAGCTCCGGCGCCTCCACCGGGGTCATGTGGCCGAGCCCCGGCAGTTCGGTGCTGCCCACGCAGTTCGGCAGCGCGGCGACCAGCGCCCGCGCCTGCACGGGCGGCGTGAGCCGGTCGGCGGTCCCGACGACCACGACAGTCGGCACCCTCAACTCCCGTACTCCATGGTCGAGATCGAGCAGATGGAGCACCTTCGACCAGGTGTGGCGCACCTTGCGGGGACACGCGTGCACGATCCGCGCGCACGCCTCCACCATGTGCGGCGCCGAACCAGGCCCCATCGTCCCGTACTTGAGGATCCGCCGCGCGAGGGGCGTGACCGGCCCGAGCGGCGCCCGCACCCCGAGGATGTGCCTGGTCAGCCAGGTCCGCAGCCGACCGGGCCGGAGGGGGACGACCGTCGACTCGGCGACCAGCCGCGAGGAACCCGTGCTGCACAGCAGGACGGCGACCGCGTGTTCCCGGAAGACGGCTCTGCCGGACGCCGCCATCACCGTCATGCCGCCCATGGAATGGCCGACGACCACGGCCTTCTCCCCGGGCGCCAGGGTCGCTTCCAGGACGGCTTCGAGGTCGTCCGCGAGCGCCTCCGTACTGCACGCCGGGCTCGCCGGACTGCGTCCGTGGCCGCGCTGGTCGTAGGCGATGACGCGATGGTCGGCCGCGAGGTCCCGTATCTGCGCGGCCCAGAAGGCGGTGGAACAGGTCCAGCCGTGGGCGAGGACGACGGCGGGCGCGGCGCTGTTTTCGACGGGTCCGTGCACCTCCACGTGCAGACGGGCGCCGTCGGCCGATTCCGCGACGAGCTCACGGGCAGGGGCGGGCGGGGCGTACGGCCCGGAGGAAACACTCATGAGCCGGCTCACGCGTCCACCCCCACGCTCTTCGCACTCTCCCCGCTGTCCCCGCTGTCCCCGCTCTTGGCGGGAACGCGCAGGAGTTCGTACTCCGTGAGATCCACCTGCCGGGTGGCCCGCCGGAACTCGGTCGTCGTACCGGGCCAGATGGTGGTGTTACGACCGCTCGCGTCGAGGTACCAGCTGGTGCAGCCGCCGGTGTTCCACACCGTCCGCTTCATGCGCTCCTGCACCCGCCGGTTCCAGGCGGCGACGGCACCGGGCCGGGCGTCGAGGGCGGCACGCCCCCCGAGAACCCCCAACTGCCGTACGAAATCCGCCATGTAGTTGAGCTGCGACTCGATCATCAGGATCATCGAGGAGTTCCCGAGCCCGGTGTTGGGCCCGATGATGGTCATCCAGTTGGGGAACCCGGCCGCGGAGGCTCCGCGCAGGGCCTCCATCCCGCCCTTCCAGGCCTCGGCGAGAGTCCTGCCGTCGGCGCCCACGACCCGGTCGGCGATCGGCATGTCGGTGACGTGGAATCCAGTACCGAAGATGATCGCGTCGACCTCGGCCTCCGTCCCGTCGGCGGCGACGACGGTCGAACCGCGGATCTCGCTCAACCCGCTCGCCACGACGTCGACGTTCGGACGGGCGAGTGCCGGATAGTACGCACTGCTCAGCAGGATCCGCTTGCAGCCGATGCGGTAGTCGGGGGTGAGCTTGGCGCGCAGGGCCGGGTCCTTGATGGCCCGCGCCATGTTCCGCTTGGCCAACTGCTCGATGAAACCCAGCTCGTCGGGGTGCTTGGTGAACGCCTGGACCTGCAACTCCCGCATCCCCCACAGCAGTCCGCGCCGGACCCGCGAGGTGAACGGCAGCGCACGGTGCAGCGCCCGCTCCGCACCGCTGATGGCGCGGTCCACGCGGGGCATGACCCAGGGCGGGGTGCGCTGGAAGAGGGTCAGCCGGGCGACGTCCGGCTGAATGCTGGGCACGATCTGGATGGCGGAGGCGCCGGTTCCCACCATCGCGACGCGCTTGCCGCGCAGGTCGTGGTCATGGTCCCAGCGGGCGGAGTGGAAGACCTTGCCGGGGAAGGAGTCGAGCCCCGGGATCTCGGGGATCCTGGGGTCGGAGAGCGGCCCGGTGGCGGAGACGACGATGTCCGCGGACAGCCGCCCGCCGCTGGTCTCGATCTCCCAGCGCAGCTTCTCGCCGTCCCAGGTCATCATCTTCACTTCGGAGTTGAAGCGAAGGTGCGGCCGGAGGTGGAAGACGTCCGTGACGTGCTCCAGATAGGCCCGGATGTGCTGCTGGCCCGAGAAGGTGCGCGGCCAGTCGGGATTGGGCGCGAAGGAGAACGAGTACAGATGGGACGGCACATCGCAGGCACACCCCGGATAGCTGTTGTCCCGCCAGGTCCCGCCGACGCTGTCGGCCCGCTCCAGCACGACGAAGTCGGTGATCCCCTCGCGCCGCAGCCGCACGGCGGCCCCAAGCCCGCCGAACCCGGACCCGATCACCGCCACGCGTACATGTTCGTGCTCGGCCATCCCGTAGCCTCCACGCCTCACTCTTCGGACTCTGCCAGTGAACACTGGCGCAATGGGGAGCGTAGAGCAGCTCCGTACCGATGGGTAGGGGTCGGAGGGAATGAAAGTTACCGGCGGTACAACATAGGCTGCGTCACGTGGCAGGGGACGACGGACGACGCGAGTACCGCATGGAGGAGCTGGCCGGGCTGGCCGGCATCACGGTGCGCACCCTGCGCTTCTACCGCGAACGCAAGCTGATCCCGCCGCCCCGCCGCGAGGGCCGCATCGCCTGGTACGACGATCACCACCTGGCCCGCCTGCGCACGATCGCGGCACTCCTGGAACGCGGCCACACCCTCACCGGCATCGCGGAACTGGCGGAGGCCCTCGACCACGGCCGCGACATGGCCGCCGTGCTCGGCGTCACCCCCACCGAGGAGGAGCCCGTCCGCCTCACCCCCGAGGAACTCGCCGCCCGCTTCGAGGGCGAGGTCACCCCGGACAACCTCGCGGCCGCGATGGAACTCGGCTACCTCGGCACCGACGGCGACGAGATCGTCCACATCAGCCGCCGCCTCCTGGACGTCTCCTCGGCCCTGGTACGCGAGGGCATCCCCCTCGCAGAGGTCCTCAAGGCAGGCGCCCGCGTCCGCGAACACGCCGACGCCCTGGCAGAGATGTTCGCCGAACTGGTCCTGCACTACGCCCACGAGGACGACCTCCAGCGCCTGCGTCCCCTGGCCCGGAGCGTGGTGGAGGCGGAGCTTTCGCTGGCGCTGGACCGGCGGTTGCGGAAGCCGGACCTGAGCACGGACTGACGGAACGGCTCGCCTACAGGTCGTACACCACGGTCACCGGCGCATGGTCCGACCACCGCTCGTCATGCGTGGCCGCCCGCTCGACGTAGGCCTTGACGGCCTTGGCGGCCAGTCCCGGCGTCGCGACGGCAAGGTCGATCCTCCAACCTGAATCGTTGTCGAAGGCCCGCCCCCGATAAGACCACCAGGTGTACGGCCCCTCCACCTCCGGATGCAGCGCCCGTACGACATCGATGTAGCCGCCGTCCGCCGCGTCGAAGACCTGCCCCAGCCACTCCCGTTCCTCCGGCAGGAAGCCGGAGTTCTTCTGGTTGCCGCGCCAGTTCTTGAGGTCGGCCCGCTGGTGGGCGATGTTCCAGTCGCCGCAGACGACCACCTCGCGCCCGTCGGCGGCGGCCCGTCGGCGCAGCGCCTTCAGATAGGTGAGGAACTCGTCCATGAAGCGGAGCTTCTCGTCCTGGCGCTCGGTGCCGACCTCGCCGGAGGGGAGATAGAGGGAGGCGACCGTGACGCCCGGCAGATCGACCTCGACGTACCGCCCGGCGGCGTCGAACTCGGCGGACCCGAAGCCGACCTGGACGCGGTCGGGTTCGCGGCGCGTGTAGAGGGAGACGCCGGCGCGGCCCTTGGCGGCGGCCGGCGCATGCACCACGTGCCAGCCGTCGGGCGTGCGCACCTGCTCGGGCAGTTGCCCCGGCTCGGCGCGCACCTCCTGCAGGCAGAGCACATCGGCGGAGGTCCCGGCGAGCCACTCCACGAAGCCCTTCTTCGCGGCGGCGCGCAGTCCATTGACGTTGACGGAGGTCACAGTGAGCACGCGGGCACGATACCGGCACACTGGACGGAGCCCAGATTCCCGGTATGCATAGGTGTACGATCTTCGACATGAATATACGCCGCGTCGCTTTCGACCACCCGGACGCCGTGAAGCTGAACGAC
It encodes:
- a CDS encoding exodeoxyribonuclease III, translated to MCRYRARVLTVTSVNVNGLRAAAKKGFVEWLAGTSADVLCLQEVRAEPGQLPEQVRTPDGWHVVHAPAAAKGRAGVSLYTRREPDRVQVGFGSAEFDAAGRYVEVDLPGVTVASLYLPSGEVGTERQDEKLRFMDEFLTYLKALRRRAAADGREVVVCGDWNIAHQRADLKNWRGNQKNSGFLPEEREWLGQVFDAADGGYIDVVRALHPEVEGPYTWWSYRGRAFDNDSGWRIDLAVATPGLAAKAVKAYVERAATHDERWSDHAPVTVVYDL
- a CDS encoding MerR family transcriptional regulator, with the translated sequence MEELAGLAGITVRTLRFYRERKLIPPPRREGRIAWYDDHHLARLRTIAALLERGHTLTGIAELAEALDHGRDMAAVLGVTPTEEEPVRLTPEELAARFEGEVTPDNLAAAMELGYLGTDGDEIVHISRRLLDVSSALVREGIPLAEVLKAGARVREHADALAEMFAELVLHYAHEDDLQRLRPLARSVVEAELSLALDRRLRKPDLSTD
- a CDS encoding flavin-containing monooxygenase; the encoded protein is MAEHEHVRVAVIGSGFGGLGAAVRLRREGITDFVVLERADSVGGTWRDNSYPGCACDVPSHLYSFSFAPNPDWPRTFSGQQHIRAYLEHVTDVFHLRPHLRFNSEVKMMTWDGEKLRWEIETSGGRLSADIVVSATGPLSDPRIPEIPGLDSFPGKVFHSARWDHDHDLRGKRVAMVGTGASAIQIVPSIQPDVARLTLFQRTPPWVMPRVDRAISGAERALHRALPFTSRVRRGLLWGMRELQVQAFTKHPDELGFIEQLAKRNMARAIKDPALRAKLTPDYRIGCKRILLSSAYYPALARPNVDVVASGLSEIRGSTVVAADGTEAEVDAIIFGTGFHVTDMPIADRVVGADGRTLAEAWKGGMEALRGASAAGFPNWMTIIGPNTGLGNSSMILMIESQLNYMADFVRQLGVLGGRAALDARPGAVAAWNRRVQERMKRTVWNTGGCTSWYLDASGRNTTIWPGTTTEFRRATRQVDLTEYELLRVPAKSGDSGDSGESAKSVGVDA
- a CDS encoding alpha/beta fold hydrolase, producing the protein MSRLMSVSSGPYAPPAPARELVAESADGARLHVEVHGPVENSAAPAVVLAHGWTCSTAFWAAQIRDLAADHRVIAYDQRGHGRSPASPACSTEALADDLEAVLEATLAPGEKAVVVGHSMGGMTVMAASGRAVFREHAVAVLLCSTGSSRLVAESTVVPLRPGRLRTWLTRHILGVRAPLGPVTPLARRILKYGTMGPGSAPHMVEACARIVHACPRKVRHTWSKVLHLLDLDHGVRELRVPTVVVVGTADRLTPPVQARALVAALPNCVGSTELPGLGHMTPVEAPELVTGRIRELVTTYATIKEGA
- a CDS encoding SDR family oxidoreductase is translated as MSRVGLDGQVAVVTGAARGVGELLARKLSARGAKVALVGLEPDALKQVSERLHGDSDHWYADVTDHEAMARVAREVKERFGKVDLVVANAGVATGGPFVDSDPEAWRRVIEVNLIGSAVTARAFLPVLMESRGYLLQIASLAAITPAPMMTAYCASKSGVEAYAHSLRAEVGHKGVRVGVGYLSWTDTDMVRGADQDEVMRELRQRLPWPSNKTYPLGPAVDRLVAGIERRSSHVYGQWWLRGMQGVRGYLPGLIGTVGQREMKRFGTRLEGMRSGLVGAGGAADEESRATHRS